Proteins encoded in a region of the Lathamus discolor isolate bLatDis1 chromosome Z, bLatDis1.hap1, whole genome shotgun sequence genome:
- the LOC136005038 gene encoding chondroitin sulfate proteoglycan 4-like — MAGGQGASAPGALLLAVLLLALLLAGSRPALAVSFYGDSFVELNMVEVSSQISLQLRFRTSKPHGLLFLAAGKKGYCLMELHSGYLELRINFGMGERVLHSQQRSQLNDLAWHLVELHHEHDNVTLVIDKQDTNSAKMPGIFYELSIDYGFYIGGTSKLDVPYLVGALPGFRGCIDDVSFNQLDILMPLRPSPGFKNVHEVSVGCSDEFFAGEDEPISFFSSRSYVSFPSWNVDDEGILEYALQTSATHGLLLYHAGQVGEFIAMEMENGLIKAHVGKFRSRTQLSSHKSVNDSHWHYIKLKFTAEYLQLTLDEETVKKSLPPYSKLPLLEGSLFVGGVDDSTRSEVIKLELVSVSGKYARGGSFRGCIRDLKTSSEKKSLKNVLVTKDISAGCETKSAFNTNLPLEMAVKSPTVKAAQTFAISSESSVFPGKEDKSHLLVLSNLIVLEGGQASLESKHIEVNLDFQKLGIHLSQVLFEIKKMPSHGNLKLDVEPAQEVNTFTLQDIWQGKILYVHDGSEGTYDYFNFSISTSREKIVLPYLQGSEQHVFSITVTPVNDAPEIILPKGNLLLLLENSKKRLTSDLIKVLDTDTDPVGLSLSVLGNLNADVGYLEHSKYPGKAITSFSNEDLREGTVFFVHRGVKNSRIVLRANDGEKVSNTVVLRVMAVPLDYRVVNNLGIKLLQGVTALITPRHLAVETNANLQELEIRYEITEPPQFGEVQRQHSRGEWKRVSSFSQRSLERSRVRYCSTFKEIQLRNVTDQFKFKVSIGNRISEEHVFPIKVKWLRYSLSKHAPLEIEKSKKKYLNSDNLFAVIVDLEIPEDELNFKLLSLPRNGQILLNDQPLEKGSVFSQKDLTDKKVAYELNCRYHEDNIDSFQYLISTKYLESNVYSFEVYIKSDLRNIILTNNGLRVTEGEGEFITSTELFVQTPDNKTFQYKVVQFPKHGKLKLINFSGSFESNDNLTTFTNKDIKNKCLMYVHDDSETVFDEFLVRALSSSEESGNWTNLDPEVEPLSVEIRFNISVQLKNDERPVRVIDKIFNIVRNGQRLLTLADLCYHDPDSDFDDGQLLYTRRGISNGELVLTNDTSHKLYQFRQVDLEQKQVLFIHHGVDFGRFVLFVTDGKHYTSLLLEVSATDPYVRVANNTGLLVQKGKEETVTTANLSAITNQDIRNDHELTYEIFSFPKYGRIYVNNLLMDTFSQLDLIKGYVTYRHDDSSNFIDTFNFTVHARDVHLDARVHVRIYLESHQWPPTVVNKNSLLVEEGKPVKISKGKLQVVHENSSPSEIVFTVRQFPVHGYIRKFSSEESYLSTDQRPVLSFTQQDVDEGKVQYVQTVPDQLDDHFSLDVTNGVRTVNGIEVSVDIIPRTIPLEVQNFTVIEGGSKALVEDYLKISSRHFVGLSCEFVLIEQPKHGYVENSRVPGTKLTTFTRKQVEQELIYYVHDDSEELMDSFTVIVNNTELWKQSLPKTVFVTVTAVNDEAPVIKVNRILRVWVGSVTEITIDDLCAEDKDSSPAELVYSITPPSNGHLALKSSPNKSILSFTQAHIIEGQLVFVHNGAMSGGFNFQVTDGLNFAPRQIFSITAQTLVITLEVNKGLGVFPGSRKPISRHDLKAVTSDVTNAGNRTITFMIVTSPKLGRLIRVNSDNTTQEILSFTQSMVDEGVIMYEHLHGESAGWSAEDFFTFTVSSPPSALDLQVFHIVISYEIARHDRNSRLLANTGATVQEGGRVLINRTNLDASNLLVKLPKVHRSIYEVWYQVVSLPQHGVVVVGERNITKEKPNFSQYILNKFGIVYIHDNSESLKDNFTFAVWLNLKSKSVTKPHDEVFEETFNITVVPVNDQAPELKTKRLHLKVLQGDVAVLGSENLKVEDLDNAPVELKYNIVNNPNNGYLAMKSNLSVSINDFTQADVDSDKVWFVQDGSSSSGVFYFSVTDGKHRPLYKLFSLEVIPITLVLVNLTSVALPQGQTSVTITNVQLSAVTNGKSTNIIYEITQPLKYGHLMLGNEQVTKFEQADLYSGKLCYHLTNLTASKEVLEFMLFTTECNLTGQVLNITVKPLVQVVSDMQISNQAAYKFRSSDLDASELANLTNSNPRFEVIVPPSHGRIVKKRFVNDVVLEDIQTFTQSDIDSGVVLLDIDTNMTGVDLLNDSFTYILRADAVQPAVGCFQYSIVPHSSRLVQGFTTEVPSITSMTTLKIHTTSKDKGSAPFQNEEPTAAPQKTEPTMWLGQNHWGNLHEEGPLLNLAVGTSGSAGTKTTTQGNARSLRDQAGQSSNRSYIIIPLVLVSVLLVAAVISVCVLLMCQKKEKTKPLVKSQTDAVLSSPDRCLERSLAVPSVTVTPLLKGFERNTASPFMAVRHEQLFPAVVSLTVEQSPQNSWLNLDPEMIQYCRKTNPTLKHNQYWV; from the exons tgtCATTTTATGGTGATAGCTTTGTGGAGTTGAACATGGTAGAAGTATCCTCTCAGATATCCTTACAGTTACGGTTTCGAACAAGCAAGCCACATGGACTGCTTTTTCTTGCAGCTGGGAAGAAGGGTTATTGTTTAATGGAGCTACATTCAGGATACTTAGAG TTGAGAATAAACTTTGGCATGGGGGAGCGAGTACTGCATTCTCAGCAAAGATCTCAGCTGAACGATTTAGCTTGGCACCTGGTTGAACTACATCATGAACATGACAATGTCACATTGGTAATTGATAAGCAGGATACAAATAGTGCAAAAATGCCTGGAATTTTCTATGAATTAAGTATTGATTATGGATTCTACATAGGTGGTACTAGTAAACTTGATGTTCCCTACCTTGTTGGAGCACTACCTGGTTTTCGAGGATGTATTGATGATGTGTCATTCAATCAGCTAGACATTCTGATGCCTCTGAGACCCTCTCCTGGCTTTAAAAATGTCCATGAAGTTTCAGTGGGATGCAGTGATGAATTCTTTGCAGGTGAAGATGAACCCATTAGTTTCTTCAGTTCCAGATCCTATGTTTCTTTCCCATCATGGAATGTTGATGATGAAGGTATCTTGGAGTATGCATTGCAAACCTCAGCCACACATGGCTTGCTGCTTTACCATGCTGGGCAAGTGGGAGAATTCATTgcaatggaaatggaaaatggaCTAATTAAAGCCCATGTTGGAAAATTTAGAAGTAGAACCCAGCTTTCCTCTCATAAGTCAGTCAATGATAGTCACTGGCACTACATCAAACTGAAATTTACTGCAGAATATTTGCAGCTGACACTGGATGAAGAAACTGTGAAAAAATCATTGCCTCCCTACAGTAAGCTGCCGCTTCTGGAGGGGTCTCTCTTTGTAGGTGGTGTAGATGACAGCACACGATCAGAAGTGATTAAGTTAGAGCTAGTCTCAGTGTCTGGGAAGTACGCCAGAGGAGGATCCTTCAGAGGTTGCATACGAGACCTGAAAAccagttcagaaaagaaatcactTAAGAATGTTCTGGTAACAAAGGACATTTCAGCTGGATGTGAAACAAAGAGTGCTTTTAATACAAACCTTCCTTTAGAGATGGCTGTGAAGAGCCCTACTGTGAAAGCAGCCCAAACGTTTGCAATTTCCTCTGAAAGCTCTGTCTTTCCAGGCAAGGAAGACAAAAGCCACCTTTTAGTTCTTAGTAACTTGATTGTGCTTGAGGGTGGACAAGCTTCACTTGAATCTAAACATATTGAAGTCAACTTAGACTTTCAGAAATTAGGTATTCATTTATCACAAGttctttttgaaattaaaaaaatgcccTCTCATGGAAACTTGAAACTAGACGTTGAACCAGCGCAGGAGGTAAATACATTTACTCTGCAGGACATATGGCAAGGGAAGATTCTTTATGTCCATGATGGCTCTGAGGGCACTTATGATTACTttaatttctccatttctaCCAGCAGGGAGAAGATTGTGCTTCCATATTTGCAAGGAAGTGAGCAGCATGTGTTTAGCATTACTGTCACTCCAGTAAATGATGCACCTGAAATTATACTTCCCAAGGGAAACTTGCTTCTTCTCTTGGAGAACTCAAAGAAACGTTTGACTAGTGATCTGATAAAAGTTCTAGATACGGATACAGATCCTGTTGGTCTGAGTCTTTCAGTGCTTGGAAATCTGAATGCAGATGTGGGCTATTTAGAACATTCAAAGTATCCTGGAAAAGCTATTACTAGTTTTTCTAATGAGGACTTAAGAGAAGGCACTGTTTTCTTTGTCCACAGAGGTGTCAAGAACTCAAGGATTGTTCTGAGGGCAAATGATGGTGAGAAGGTGAGCAACACTGTTGTGTTACGCGTCATGGCAGTTCCATTGGATTACAGAGTTGTTAACAATTTGGGAATAAAACTACTCCAAGGTGTTACAGCTCTGATCACACCTCGGCATCTGGCAGTTGAAACAAATGCCAacctccaggagctggagatCCGCTACGAGATCACAGAGCCACCCCAGTTTGGGGAAGTCCAAAGGCAGCATTCAAGGGGGGAGTGGAAGCGAGTCAGCTCTTTTTCTCAACGCTCTCTTGAGCGCAGCCGTGTGAGATACTGTAgcacttttaaagaaatacagctgAGAAATGTTACCGACCAATTTAAATTCAAAGTTAGCATAGGAAACAGAATAAGTGAAGAGCACGTGTTTCCAATCAAAGTGAAGTGGTTGAGATACAGTTTATCGAAACATGCTCCTCTAGAAATTGAAAAATCAAAGAAGAAGTACTTGAATTCAGATAATCTTTTTGCTGTGATTGTGGATCTAGAAATACCTGAAGATGagcttaattttaaattgctgtCCCTACCAAGGAATGGACAGATACTACTTAATGACCAGCCTCTGGAAAAAGGTTCAGTCTTTAGCCAGAAAGATCTTACTGATAAAAAAGTGGCATATGAATTAAACTGCAGATATCATGAAGATAACATTGATTCATTTCAGTACCTCATTTCTACAAAGTATCTGGAATCAAATGTATACAGCTTTGAAGTCTACATCAAATCAGATCTCAGAAACATCATTTTGACTAACAATGGCCTTAGAGTTACTGAAGGTGAAGGAGAGTTTATAACAAGCACAGAGCTGTTTGTGCAAACACCGGATAATAAAACTTTCCAATATAAAGTTGTACAGTTTCCTAAACATGGGAAATTAAAACTCATTAATTTTTCAGGCTCATTTGAAAGTAATGACAATCTCACCACTTTCACTAACAAAGATATAAAGAATAAGTGTCTTATGTATGTGCATGATGATTCAGAGACAGTGTTTGATGAATTTCTTGTCAGAGCTTTGAGTTCCAGTGAAGAGTCAGGAAACTGGACAAACTTGGATCCTGAAGTAGAACCTTTGTCAGTAGAAATTAGATTCAACATTTCTGTCCAGCTGAAGAATGATGAGAGACCAGTACGTGTAATTGATAAGATATTTAACATAGTGAGAAATGGGCAGCGATTATTGACTTTGGCAGATCTTTGCTATCATGATCCTGATTCTGATTTTGATGATGGACAGTTGCTGTATACTAGACGTGGCATTTCCAATGGAGAGTTGGTGCTAACAAATGATACTTCACATAAACTCTACCAGTTCAGACAAGTGGACCTGGAGCAAAAGCAAGTCCTGTTTATACACCATGGTGTGGATTTTGGGCGTTTTGTGCTCTTTGTGACAGATGGCAAGCACTACACCTCTTTGCTTCTAGAAGTTAGTGCCACTGATCCTTATGTTAGGGTGGCAAATAATACAGGCTTGTTGgttcagaaagggaaagaggaaactGTTACAACAGCTAACCTAAGTGCTATTACAAACCAAGATATAAGAAACGATCATGAGCTTACATATGAGATATTCTCTTTCCCAAAATATGGAAGAATATATGTAAATAATCTGTTGATGGATACCTTTTCTCAACTTGATCTGATAAAGGGGTATGTGACCTACAGGCATGATGACAGCAGCAATTTTATTGACACATTTAACTTTACAGTCCATGCTAGAGATGTCCATCTGGATGCTAGAGTGCATGTTCGCATATATTTGGAAAGTCATCAGTGGCCACCAACGGTTGTGAACAAAAACAGTCTCTTGGttgaagaaggaaaaccagTTAAAATCAGTAAAGGAAAACTTCAA GTTGTTCATGAAAACAGTTCTCCATCTGAGATTGTGTTCACAGTAAGACAGTTTCCAGTGCATGGATACATTCGGAAGTTTTCCTCAGAAGAAAGTTATCTCAGTACTGACCAAAGGCCGGTTTTGAGCTTCACACAGCAAGATGTTGATGAGGGCAAAGTACAATATGTGCAGACAGTTCCTGACCAACTAGATGACCATTTTTCTCTGGATGTGACTAACGGTGTCCGAACAGTGAATGGAATAGAGGTCTCCGTAGACATCATCCCCAGAACGATTCCACTGGAGGTACAGAACTTCACTGTGATTGAAGGGGGCTCTAAAGCCCTGGTGGAAGACTATCTAAAAATTTCTAGTAGACACTTTGTTGGACTCAGCTGtgaatttgttttaattgaGCAGCCAAAACATGGGTATGTCGAAAACTCTCGTGTTCCTGGAACAAAGTTAACCACATTTACCAGAAAACAG GTGGAACAAGAATTAATCTACTATGTTCATGATGACAGTGAAGAACTGATGGACAGTTTTACTGTGATAGTGAATAACACAGAATTATGGAAACAAAGCTTGCCCAAAACTGTTTTTGTAACAGTTACTGCAGTAAATGATGAAGCTCCTGTTATAAAAGTTAACAGAATTCTTCGG gtcTGGGTGGGTTCAGTCACAGAAATAACTATTGATGACCTCTGTGCAGAAGACAAGGACTCCTCACCAGCAGAACTCGTATATTCCATTACTCCACCTAGCAATGGGCACTTGGCTCTGAAGTCTTCTCCGAACAAGAGCATCCTTAGTTTTACCCAGGCTCATATAATTGAAGGGCAGCTGGTGTTTGTACACAATG gAGCAATGTCTGGAGGCTTCAACTTTCAGGTGACAGATGGTTTGAACTTTGCACCCCGCCAGATTTTTAGCATAACAGCTCAGACACTAGTCATTACCCTTGAAGTGAACAAAGGACTTGGAGTCTTCCCAG GTTCCAGGAAGCCTATTTCACGACATGATCTGAAAGCTGTAACCAGTGATGTGACCAATGCAGGAAACAGAACTATAACTTTTATGATTGTAACTTCCCCAAAACTTGGAAGGCTGATCAGAGTAAATTCTGATAATACTACTCAGGAAATCCTCAGTTTTACACAGTCTATG GTGGATGAAGGTGTGATCATGTATGAGCACTTACATGGTGAGTCAGCTGGCTGGAGTGCAGAAGATTTCTTCACATTTACTGTCTCCTCTCCACCATCGGCTCTGGACCTCCAGGTGTTCCATATTGTTATTTCATATGAAATTGCAAGGCATGATCGGAACAGTCGTCTTCTGGCAAATACAG GTGCCACAGTCCAGGAGGGAGGTAGAGTATTAATCAACAGAACAAATCTAGATGCTTCAAATCTATTGGTTAAGCTACCTAAGGTGCATCGCTCCATATATGAAGTCTGGTATCAAGTTGTATCTTTACCCCAACATGGTGTGGTAGTTGTTGGAGAAAGAAACATTaccaaagaaaaacccaacTTCTCCCAATACATACTGAACAAATTTGGAATCGTGTACATACATGATAATTCTGAATCACTTAAGGACAATTTCACTTTTGCTGTTTGGTTAAATCTAAAGAGCAAGTCTGTGACAAAGCCCCATGACGAAGTTTTTGAAGAGACATTTAATATCACAGTTGTTCCAGTGAATGACCAAGCTCCAGAACTGAAGACTAAAAGGCTGCACTTGAAAGTCTTGCAGGGAgatgtggcagtgctggggtcagaGAATCTGAAAGTCGAAGACCTAGATAATGCCCCAGTTGAGCTCAAATACAACATTGTTAATAACCCCAATAATGGTTATTTAGCAATGAAAAGCAATCTCAGTGTCTCTATAAATGATTTCACACAAGCTGATGTTGACAGTGATAAAGTTTGGTTTGTACAGGATGGAAGTTCATCTTCTGGggtgttttatttcagtgtgaCTGATGGTAAACATCGCCCTTTATACAAGCTGTTCAGTCTTGAAGTCATACCAATCACTCTTGTCCTGGTCAACCTGACCAGTGTTGCACTTCCACAGGGCCAGACATCTGTCACTATTACTAATGTTCAGCTTTCAGCTGTCACAAATGGAAAAAGCACTAATATCATATATGAAATAACTCAGCCGCTCAAATACGGGCACCTGATGCTTGGAAATGAACAGGTTACTAAATTTGAGCAGGCAGATTTGTACTCAGGAAAGCTGTGTTACCACCTGACAAACCTCACTGCATCCAAAGAAGTACTAGAGTTTATGCTTTTCACTACAGAATGCAATCTAACAGGACAAGTGCTGAACATCACAGTGAAGCCTTTAGTACAAGTTGTATCTGACATGCAGATTTCAAATCAAGCAGCTTATAAATTCAGAAGCAGTGACCTGGATGCTTCTGAGCTAGCTAATTTGACAAATAGCAATCCTAGATTTGAAGTGATAGTGCCCCCATCTCATGGAAGGATTGTGAAGAAAAGGTTTGTGAATGATGTAGTGTTAGAAGACATTCAGACATTCACCCAGTCTGACATTGATAGCGGTGTTGTGCTTCTAGACATTGATACAAATATGACAGGTGTTGATCTGTTAAATGACTCATTCACATATATACTTAGAGCAGATGCTGTGCAGCCTGCTGTTGGCTGTTTTCAGTATTCCATTGTGCCACACAGTTCCCGACTTGTGCAGGGTTTTACAACTGAAGTGCCTTCCATAACCAGCATGACCACTTTAAAGATTCACACTACCTCAAAGGACAAGGGATCAGCCCCCTTTCAGAATGAAGAGCCTACAGCAGCACCACAGAAGACTGAACCAACCATGTGGCTAGGTCAGAATCACTGGGGAAATCTACACGAGGAAGGTCCATTGCTGAATCTGGCGGTGGGAACAAGTGGATCTGCAGGGACTAAGACCACAACCCAGGGTAATGCCAGGAGTCTCAGAGATCAGGCAGGTCAAAGTAGCAACCGTTCGTACATCATTATCCCCCTGGTCCTGGTGTCTGTGTTGCTTGTTGCTGCTGTCATTTCCGTGTGCGTTTTGCTAATGTgtcagaagaaagagaagacaaaaccaCTTGTCAAAAGTCAAACAGATGCAGTCCTCAGTAGTCCAGATCGATGTCTGGAACGGAGCTTGGCCGTACCCAGTGTTACAGTGACTCCTCTCCTGAAGGGGTTTGAGAGAAATACAGCTTCACCATTCATGGCCGTAAGACATGAACAGCTGTTTCCTGCAGTAGTTTCTCTGACTGTAGAACAGTCTCCTCAAAACAGCTGGTTAAACCTTGATCCTGAAATGATCCAGTACTGtcgaaaaacaaacccaactttGAAGCACAATCAGTACTGGGTGTAG